The following proteins are co-located in the Paenibacillus sp. FSL H8-0079 genome:
- a CDS encoding glycoside hydrolase has product MAHKEQRSRGKRSYILMGVALIALLAGGGIVINHFANESSKTLEFQGEPVRLKLDQSYNHFEGWGTSLAWWANDLGGWKDQAKVSEVMDLVFDPEKGLGLNIVRYNIGGEENPEMKALRPGGDVPGFQPEPGEWDWEADAGQRAVLQGSMERGVNIAEAFSNSPPYWMTISGSVTGAVDGSNNLRDDQYDAFADYLTEVVKHYRDEWGITFRTLNPLNEPSSDWWKKGNMQEGSHFTNEKQAEIIKKVAASLQSKGLDGTVISAADDNSIDETVFNFNLYDQDTLDVIQQINTHSYNGSKMEELRTLAERQGKKLWMSEYGTGGSEPHSHEDMTSVQELAERVMFDLKIMQPSAWVYWQAVEDEGANNNWGFIHANFNGEEQYEMTKQYYGMAQFTKFIRPGATIIPTDGGRTLAAYDAERQRLVLVIRNELSAGTTAFEPEGYAYGKTSTAQVYQTSPDRNMEQLEDIPVYANGLEVPTADNSITTVVLEGVTLQAN; this is encoded by the coding sequence ATGGCGCATAAAGAACAACGCAGCAGAGGCAAACGGAGTTATATCCTCATGGGTGTCGCCCTGATTGCCCTGCTGGCAGGAGGAGGAATTGTTATCAATCATTTTGCCAATGAATCATCCAAAACACTTGAGTTCCAAGGGGAACCGGTACGTCTGAAGCTGGATCAGTCCTATAATCATTTTGAAGGCTGGGGTACGTCACTTGCCTGGTGGGCCAACGATCTTGGTGGATGGAAGGATCAGGCGAAGGTTAGTGAAGTGATGGATCTGGTCTTTGACCCGGAGAAAGGATTAGGTCTGAACATCGTTCGTTACAATATTGGCGGCGAGGAAAATCCGGAGATGAAAGCTCTTCGTCCCGGTGGGGATGTACCTGGCTTCCAGCCTGAACCTGGAGAGTGGGACTGGGAGGCTGATGCAGGTCAGCGTGCTGTATTACAGGGTTCGATGGAGCGCGGTGTGAACATTGCCGAAGCATTCTCCAATTCACCACCTTACTGGATGACGATCAGTGGATCAGTTACCGGAGCAGTGGATGGCAGCAATAATCTGCGTGACGATCAGTATGATGCGTTTGCCGATTATCTGACCGAAGTCGTGAAGCATTATCGGGACGAGTGGGGGATCACTTTCCGCACACTGAATCCGCTTAATGAACCTTCCTCCGACTGGTGGAAGAAGGGCAATATGCAGGAAGGCAGTCATTTTACCAATGAAAAACAAGCCGAGATTATCAAGAAAGTCGCTGCTTCTCTTCAAAGTAAAGGACTGGACGGAACCGTCATCAGTGCCGCGGACGATAACAGCATTGATGAGACGGTGTTCAATTTCAACCTCTATGATCAGGATACGCTGGACGTGATCCAGCAGATCAATACCCATTCCTATAATGGTAGCAAAATGGAAGAGTTGCGCACGCTGGCAGAACGCCAGGGCAAGAAGCTGTGGATGTCCGAATACGGAACAGGCGGTAGCGAGCCGCACAGTCATGAGGATATGACCTCGGTGCAGGAGCTGGCAGAGCGGGTCATGTTCGATCTGAAAATCATGCAGCCATCCGCCTGGGTATACTGGCAGGCCGTTGAAGATGAAGGCGCCAATAATAACTGGGGATTCATTCATGCCAACTTTAACGGAGAAGAGCAGTATGAGATGACCAAACAGTACTATGGCATGGCCCAGTTTACAAAGTTCATTCGTCCAGGCGCGACGATTATTCCAACGGATGGTGGACGCACGCTGGCTGCCTATGACGCGGAACGTCAGAGACTGGTGCTGGTGATTCGTAACGAATTGTCAGCGGGTACAACGGCGTTTGAACCGGAAGGGTATGCGTACGGAAAAACATCCACCGCTCAGGTGTATCAGACTTCACCGGATCGGAACATGGAACAGCTTGAAGACATTCCGGTGTATGCCAACGGACTTGAAGTGCCTACCGCAGACAACTCCATCACAACGGTTGTACTGGAAGGCGTGACGTTGCAGGCGAACTGA
- a CDS encoding carbohydrate ABC transporter permease: MSNPSTVEKTISYIFLILVGVLLASPFLYMISIALASDATTVKSAFTFVPMEFQWSNFYTIFTNNNLGTYLKNSVIITVFTIVGSVLSASVVSYGFARIKAKGSRFLFIVLLSTMMIPGEVTMVPQFIIFRHLDWINTFYPLIVPSFFAGAFNVFLIRQFVMSIPKSLDEAAMIDGMGHPGIYWRIILPLTYPILAAIAIFSFSYNWGNFMGPLIYINDPEKMPLALGVQLLTTVGGGQMPPWNLVMIASLFLTIPMVLVYLFGQRYVYEANISGGSSGIK; this comes from the coding sequence ATGAGTAATCCATCGACTGTGGAGAAGACGATATCCTACATTTTTCTGATTCTGGTCGGGGTGCTGCTTGCTTCACCTTTCCTGTACATGATCTCCATTGCACTGGCCAGTGACGCAACAACCGTCAAGTCAGCCTTTACCTTCGTACCGATGGAGTTCCAATGGTCGAACTTCTATACGATCTTCACAAATAACAATCTTGGTACGTATCTCAAAAACTCGGTTATCATTACCGTCTTTACGATTGTCGGATCGGTATTATCGGCTTCGGTCGTATCCTACGGCTTCGCCCGGATTAAAGCGAAAGGAAGCCGTTTCCTGTTTATTGTCTTGCTCAGTACGATGATGATTCCGGGTGAGGTGACGATGGTACCGCAGTTCATCATCTTCCGTCACCTGGACTGGATTAATACATTCTACCCGCTGATCGTGCCGAGCTTCTTCGCTGGGGCATTCAACGTATTCCTGATTCGACAGTTCGTCATGAGTATTCCGAAATCACTGGATGAAGCCGCCATGATCGACGGAATGGGCCACCCGGGAATCTATTGGAGGATCATACTGCCACTGACGTATCCAATTCTGGCTGCCATTGCGATCTTCTCGTTCTCCTACAACTGGGGTAACTTCATGGGGCCACTCATCTATATCAATGACCCGGAGAAAATGCCGCTGGCACTCGGAGTACAGCTGTTGACTACGGTAGGTGGTGGTCAGATGCCGCCATGGAACCTTGTGATGATCGCATCCCTCTTCCTCACCATTCCGATGGTGCTGGTCTATCTGTTTGGACAGCGTTATGTCTATGAGGCCAACATTAGCGGCGGAAGCAGTGGAATCAAGTAA
- a CDS encoding sugar ABC transporter permease — protein MKKKDGKWFYIFISPWLLGFLGLTLGPILFSIYMSFTNWDLFQSPEFIGIDNYKTLLTDDPIFWKAVGNTFFYALISIPLGMSISLWIAYYLNKKIKGITFFRILFYLPSVVPVVASSLLFIHLLAPTEGLINQALAIFGIQGPAWLLDPNWVKPALILMSLWGVGGGVVLLLAGMKGIPQEFYEAAAIDGAKSTQSFFHITFPMLTPVIFFNLVTGMIGALQTFAQVFIVTAGGPDNSSQMVVPYLFQNAFQFYKMGYASAIAWVLFIIIMALTLVVFRSSALWVHYEEGKANE, from the coding sequence GTGAAAAAAAAGGACGGGAAATGGTTCTATATCTTCATCTCGCCTTGGCTGCTCGGATTCCTAGGGCTGACCCTGGGACCAATCCTATTTTCCATCTATATGAGCTTCACGAACTGGGATCTGTTCCAGTCCCCTGAATTTATCGGTATAGACAACTACAAAACACTGTTGACTGATGACCCGATCTTCTGGAAAGCGGTGGGAAATACGTTCTTCTACGCCCTGATATCGATCCCGCTGGGCATGTCCATCTCGCTCTGGATCGCATATTATCTGAACAAGAAGATCAAAGGTATTACTTTCTTCCGGATTCTGTTCTACCTGCCTTCCGTCGTTCCGGTGGTTGCGAGTTCATTGCTCTTCATCCACTTGCTTGCTCCGACAGAAGGATTGATCAATCAGGCACTTGCGATCTTTGGTATTCAGGGTCCTGCCTGGCTTCTTGATCCGAACTGGGTTAAGCCTGCATTGATTCTCATGTCCTTATGGGGTGTGGGTGGTGGTGTGGTATTACTGCTTGCAGGTATGAAAGGAATACCGCAGGAATTTTACGAGGCCGCTGCCATCGATGGAGCGAAAAGTACCCAATCGTTCTTCCATATTACATTCCCCATGCTGACTCCCGTCATTTTCTTCAATCTCGTGACTGGCATGATCGGAGCGCTCCAGACCTTCGCGCAGGTATTCATCGTCACTGCAGGAGGACCAGACAATTCAAGCCAGATGGTCGTTCCCTACTTGTTCCAGAATGCGTTCCAATTCTACAAAATGGGATATGCATCGGCGATTGCGTGGGTATTATTCATTATCATCATGGCGTTGACACTGGTTGTATTCCGTTCATCGGCGCTATGGGTGCATTACGAGGAGGGAAAAGCCAATGAGTAA
- a CDS encoding sugar ABC transporter substrate-binding protein — protein MRRSLKVISLLMLVMVMGLTACSSGSNNGSSGESGGKVDLSMTIWGSEDEKKIYQERLDIVKQTYPDINVKLNVVAGDYDQKVQTMIAGGTAPDIMMIAENYQAYASKNQIIPLDDMIQANNVNMSERYSDDIANLMKYDGKQFGLPDRAGAMVLFYNKDLFDKAGVEYPTKDWTQDDLMAAAQKLTVKENGKTTQWGYYPGSWWPQWMQLIYQNGGSIFDESGKPTFNTEPVRKALQFMNDLTFTHGAGPTPTEIADMGNIGADPLFAQGKIAMETTGFWNIGSLAKVEGINWDISPVWGETNAFFNGLTITNASKHKEEAFKVIEGLTTPEAQMPMVKAGQDAPATKAGLSSDEFLNAEYGGKKINMAAFSESTIYAEPFNPQWNEMMKLINDKLGVYFNNKASLDDTVTEIQSGLERLYK, from the coding sequence ATGAGAAGAAGTCTTAAGGTCATTTCGTTATTGATGCTGGTCATGGTAATGGGTCTGACAGCCTGTAGCAGCGGGAGTAACAACGGTTCTTCCGGCGAGTCCGGTGGCAAGGTTGATTTGAGCATGACGATCTGGGGCTCGGAGGATGAGAAGAAGATTTATCAGGAACGACTCGACATTGTGAAACAGACGTATCCCGATATTAACGTGAAGCTGAACGTGGTTGCAGGGGATTATGACCAGAAAGTACAGACCATGATCGCCGGGGGAACAGCGCCGGACATCATGATGATTGCCGAGAACTATCAGGCTTACGCCTCCAAGAATCAGATTATACCGCTGGATGACATGATTCAGGCGAACAATGTGAACATGTCCGAGCGTTATTCCGATGATATTGCAAACCTGATGAAATACGATGGCAAACAATTCGGTTTGCCAGATCGGGCAGGCGCGATGGTCCTCTTTTATAACAAAGATCTGTTCGACAAGGCTGGGGTGGAATACCCAACCAAAGATTGGACGCAAGACGACCTGATGGCGGCAGCTCAGAAGCTGACAGTCAAGGAGAATGGCAAGACCACTCAATGGGGTTACTACCCAGGCAGCTGGTGGCCGCAGTGGATGCAACTGATCTACCAGAACGGTGGATCGATATTCGATGAGAGCGGTAAACCGACATTTAATACAGAGCCTGTGCGTAAAGCACTGCAATTCATGAACGACCTTACCTTCACACATGGTGCGGGACCAACGCCAACCGAAATTGCCGACATGGGGAATATCGGAGCTGATCCGCTGTTCGCACAAGGCAAGATCGCCATGGAAACGACAGGGTTCTGGAACATCGGTTCACTTGCCAAGGTGGAAGGCATCAACTGGGATATCTCTCCGGTATGGGGCGAAACAAACGCATTCTTTAACGGGTTAACGATTACCAACGCTTCCAAACACAAGGAAGAAGCATTCAAAGTGATTGAAGGACTGACCACACCTGAAGCACAGATGCCAATGGTCAAAGCCGGTCAAGATGCTCCTGCAACCAAAGCGGGACTATCCAGTGATGAGTTCCTGAATGCCGAATATGGCGGCAAGAAAATCAACATGGCTGCGTTCAGTGAATCAACGATCTATGCAGAACCGTTCAACCCGCAATGGAACGAAATGATGAAGCTCATTAACGATAAGCTGGGTGTATATTTCAACAACAAAGCCTCGCTTGATGATACGGTAACTGAAATTCAGAGTGGGCTGGAAAGACTCTACAAATAG
- a CDS encoding LacI family DNA-binding transcriptional regulator, which translates to MTPITIYDIAKEANVSVATVSRVLNDTAPVRASTREKIMSIIEKHQFQPNAQARSLIKKETGTIAIILPDITNPFFPEVFWGAENEARGLGYTFFLCNTAGDYNRESEYLSILREKRVDGIIFLGGRINMQVCPDDMAQELIDMGKRMPIVLVNGNIAKGGFHRVYTDEGAGAALVAEHLLELGHRDIAFVGGLKELSTTMVKVRAVQKKLREHGLEIPKERQLLGSFSIDDGKREMSKLLDRDNPPTAVICVNDNTAIGAIKSTIEHGLSIPKDISIVGFDDTPLASAVIPELTTVSQNTYQLGKQAVDVLHELINQGKPKKQIILQPELIVRQSTGPAAR; encoded by the coding sequence ATGACACCGATCACCATATACGACATCGCCAAAGAAGCAAATGTATCTGTAGCGACGGTCTCCCGGGTACTGAATGATACGGCACCTGTGCGTGCAAGCACCCGAGAGAAGATTATGTCCATCATTGAAAAACACCAGTTTCAGCCCAATGCGCAGGCGCGCAGTCTGATCAAGAAAGAGACGGGCACCATTGCCATCATCCTGCCGGACATTACAAACCCGTTTTTCCCGGAAGTGTTCTGGGGTGCGGAGAATGAGGCTCGCGGATTGGGGTATACCTTCTTTCTGTGTAATACCGCAGGCGACTACAACAGGGAATCTGAATATTTGTCCATCCTGCGAGAGAAGCGGGTAGACGGGATTATTTTTCTCGGCGGGCGAATCAACATGCAGGTCTGTCCGGATGACATGGCTCAGGAATTGATTGATATGGGCAAACGTATGCCGATCGTGCTGGTCAATGGCAATATTGCCAAAGGTGGGTTCCACCGGGTATACACGGATGAAGGGGCAGGGGCAGCCCTTGTAGCTGAGCATTTGCTTGAACTGGGGCATCGCGATATCGCCTTTGTCGGCGGTCTGAAAGAGCTATCCACCACCATGGTCAAGGTCAGAGCTGTGCAAAAGAAACTTCGCGAACATGGGCTCGAAATCCCGAAAGAACGGCAGCTGCTCGGCAGTTTCTCCATCGACGATGGCAAACGTGAGATGTCCAAACTGCTGGATCGTGACAATCCTCCAACCGCAGTCATCTGTGTGAATGACAACACGGCGATTGGTGCCATCAAGTCGACGATTGAGCATGGGCTCTCGATTCCGAAGGATATATCCATTGTGGGTTTCGATGACACGCCGCTCGCCAGTGCCGTTATACCGGAACTGACAACCGTATCCCAGAACACGTATCAGCTTGGCAAACAGGCTGTGGACGTGCTGCATGAGCTGATTAACCAAGGCAAACCGAAGAAGCAGATCATTCTGCAACCGGAGCTAATTGTGCGTCAAAGTACAGGACCTGCTGCAAGATAA
- a CDS encoding iron-sulfur cluster biosynthesis family protein, which yields MNNVMIIQVSPLAEARLTEKLGDRPGYFKLFYDTDGCGCDGIAVLLILNEPDSDDVTVEAGSLPFVINKQQQIYFEPSLRLQSEHSFPSFRLSSDSMIYGSNVKVHDLRDTADVAPQPTGWFVR from the coding sequence GTGAACAACGTCATGATCATTCAAGTCAGTCCGCTGGCAGAAGCAAGACTTACTGAAAAGCTGGGAGATCGACCAGGCTATTTCAAATTGTTTTATGATACCGATGGATGCGGTTGTGACGGAATTGCGGTACTTCTGATCTTGAACGAACCGGATAGCGATGATGTTACCGTAGAAGCGGGGTCGCTTCCCTTTGTAATCAACAAACAGCAGCAGATTTACTTTGAACCCTCTCTACGTCTGCAATCCGAGCACAGTTTCCCTTCATTCCGACTGAGTAGCGATTCCATGATCTATGGCAGTAATGTCAAAGTCCATGATTTACGAGATACCGCAGACGTAGCCCCACAGCCTACCGGATGGTTTGTACGATAA
- a CDS encoding cyanophycinase: protein MSTHYYFSWFNNFFPEKLVKLLHEDIQDRKSLVMISADPSGYTDEQINFDDISEWTWLNQANIIFDEYHFIDYRTQKEDAQRSIQNASVIFLCGGYPALQNDFMADYELSDAIKNSNAVIMGASAGALNMSAKWLSLNNTDEVETSTIYDGIGFDHFAYESHSQRDYATFVQGYLFPLSEEIDVYASEQESAIRVKDGKIEIMGPIYLISHSKIQKLVETL, encoded by the coding sequence TTGAGTACTCACTACTACTTCAGTTGGTTTAATAATTTTTTTCCTGAGAAGCTGGTCAAATTGTTGCATGAGGATATACAAGACAGAAAATCGCTTGTTATGATTAGCGCTGACCCGTCTGGTTATACAGATGAGCAAATTAACTTTGATGATATTTCTGAATGGACATGGTTGAATCAGGCTAACATTATTTTTGATGAATATCATTTCATTGATTACCGCACGCAGAAGGAAGATGCCCAGCGATCCATTCAGAACGCTTCTGTAATTTTTTTATGTGGTGGATATCCTGCTCTGCAGAACGATTTTATGGCGGATTATGAATTATCGGATGCGATTAAGAACAGCAATGCCGTTATCATGGGTGCTAGCGCAGGTGCATTAAACATGTCTGCAAAATGGTTAAGCTTGAATAACACTGATGAAGTTGAAACAAGTACTATTTATGATGGTATAGGTTTTGATCATTTTGCCTACGAATCCCATTCTCAACGCGACTACGCCACGTTTGTTCAAGGCTACCTATTCCCCTTGTCAGAAGAGATTGATGTTTATGCGTCAGAACAGGAGAGCGCTATACGTGTAAAGGATGGCAAAATAGAAATAATGGGTCCTATATATTTAATTTCCCACTCAAAGATTCAGAAATTGGTTGAGACGCTCTAA
- a CDS encoding PucR family transcriptional regulator ligand-binding domain-containing protein, giving the protein MDLQQLLTIPILSKAKVIAGHRGLDRLVQSINIMDAPDIVQFLKPGDMLLTNGYILKDRPDAHLGFITDMHAIGCAALAVKTQRFSLELAPQLLETANRLGFPIIELSEIDNTLGEIFQHSISAILQNKTHELHYALSIHKQFSTMVMQGKGIPSIVDTLSQLLSSPVLLLGSKKQITASSHYAQQMDDQSLAAPLLTFIDEHPSFHTAISICLLTADKYRHAELHPIFTDRHEGYLIALYDSSTTSKLSTLALEQAVNVIGLELTKKQAVKERSRRYKNEYFSDLIQGFIRSEQEALHRGKKYGLQAKGSSVLIIAKMDEPLTNKPKHILTPPGEERFISERDAYYELIKQEFARLDLSFVMFTKNDQFGILVFLAESSWDEHTVVQQLERIASNLYTESQLSLSFGIGNPYTNVLDIGLSYKEAVKALQSGYQMRKTRFAHSYQTMDISRLLRMIPHDEMLQFHQETFKPFNDRDPNERSELMKTLSSFYENHCQIVDTAKELFVHRNTVIYRLEKCEKLTGRNIKDPMESLRFRLAFALESLLNVNPAPSEANHTS; this is encoded by the coding sequence ATGGATCTGCAACAGTTATTGACTATCCCCATTCTATCCAAAGCAAAAGTTATTGCCGGACATCGTGGACTAGATCGTTTGGTGCAATCGATCAACATTATGGATGCACCAGATATTGTACAATTCCTGAAGCCGGGAGATATGCTGCTGACGAACGGCTATATCCTGAAAGACCGCCCCGATGCTCATCTTGGATTTATTACAGACATGCATGCAATTGGTTGCGCAGCGCTTGCTGTGAAGACTCAGCGTTTCTCTCTTGAATTAGCTCCGCAACTGCTTGAGACAGCCAACAGACTGGGCTTCCCGATCATCGAACTGTCCGAGATAGACAATACACTCGGTGAAATATTTCAACATTCGATCAGTGCCATCCTACAGAACAAAACCCATGAACTGCACTACGCCTTATCTATTCACAAGCAATTTTCCACGATGGTTATGCAGGGAAAAGGCATACCATCCATCGTAGATACACTGTCTCAGCTGCTATCCTCACCTGTACTTCTGCTTGGCTCGAAGAAACAGATTACGGCAAGCTCCCATTATGCACAACAGATGGATGACCAGTCTCTCGCCGCGCCCTTACTGACATTTATAGATGAGCACCCTTCCTTCCATACTGCAATCTCGATCTGCCTACTTACTGCTGATAAATATCGACATGCTGAGCTTCATCCCATCTTCACCGATCGGCACGAGGGCTATTTGATCGCACTATACGACAGTTCCACAACCTCTAAGCTCTCCACTCTGGCACTGGAGCAAGCGGTCAATGTGATCGGTCTGGAGTTAACCAAGAAACAAGCGGTCAAGGAGCGCTCCCGCCGTTACAAAAATGAATATTTCTCCGATCTCATTCAAGGATTCATTCGTTCTGAACAAGAAGCGCTACATCGCGGCAAGAAATATGGGCTGCAAGCAAAAGGGAGCTCGGTTCTCATCATCGCCAAGATGGATGAGCCCTTAACGAACAAACCTAAACACATCCTCACTCCCCCTGGGGAAGAGCGATTCATCTCAGAACGAGACGCTTATTACGAGCTGATTAAGCAGGAGTTCGCCAGACTCGATCTCTCCTTCGTCATGTTCACGAAGAACGATCAGTTCGGCATACTCGTCTTTTTGGCCGAATCGTCTTGGGACGAACACACCGTTGTCCAGCAGCTTGAGCGGATCGCCAGCAATCTGTATACAGAGTCGCAGCTCAGCCTGTCCTTCGGAATAGGTAATCCCTACACCAATGTATTGGATATCGGACTCTCCTATAAGGAAGCAGTCAAGGCGCTCCAATCCGGCTATCAGATGCGAAAGACCCGCTTCGCTCATTCCTATCAAACCATGGATATAAGCCGTCTGCTACGCATGATTCCCCACGATGAGATGCTGCAGTTCCATCAAGAAACCTTTAAGCCCTTTAACGACCGAGATCCAAATGAGCGTAGCGAACTGATGAAAACCTTGTCCTCTTTCTATGAGAATCATTGCCAGATCGTCGATACAGCCAAAGAGCTGTTCGTACATCGCAATACAGTGATCTATAGGCTGGAGAAATGTGAGAAACTGACCGGCAGGAACATCAAAGACCCGATGGAGAGCCTGCGCTTCCGACTCGCCTTCGCACTTGAGTCCCTTCTGAATGTTAATCCAGCCCCTAGCGAAGCTAATCATACGTCTTAA
- a CDS encoding ABC transporter ATP-binding protein produces MAIQIQGVSKSFVSATGEDIQVLAEVSMQIKKQEFFSIVGPSGCGKSTIFNIIAGLLKPTNGKVIVCGEEIDQTTGHVGYMMQKDLLLPWRSILDNVTLGLEVKGMSKKDRGDIAMDYLDRYGLASFAEAYPSTLSGGMRQRVALIRTLVTQPDIILLDEPFSALDYQTRLILEDEILSILKSEGKTGVLITHDIEEAIAISDRIAVMSKRPTTVKQVYDIGLASQYGSALKARSDQKFKQYFESIWSELDIQMGRIS; encoded by the coding sequence ATGGCTATACAAATACAAGGCGTATCCAAATCATTTGTCAGTGCAACCGGAGAAGATATTCAGGTTCTCGCTGAGGTTTCGATGCAAATCAAGAAGCAGGAGTTCTTCAGTATTGTGGGACCGAGCGGCTGTGGCAAGAGTACGATCTTCAATATTATCGCGGGTCTGCTCAAGCCAACGAATGGCAAGGTTATCGTCTGTGGCGAAGAGATCGATCAGACAACCGGGCATGTCGGCTATATGATGCAGAAGGATCTGCTGCTTCCTTGGAGAAGCATCCTGGACAATGTCACGCTAGGCTTGGAAGTGAAGGGCATGTCCAAAAAGGATCGTGGCGATATTGCCATGGATTATCTGGATCGTTATGGCCTGGCCTCATTCGCAGAAGCCTATCCCTCCACCCTATCAGGCGGTATGCGCCAACGTGTAGCCCTCATACGTACCCTCGTTACCCAGCCCGATATTATATTACTGGACGAACCCTTCTCAGCACTTGATTATCAGACCAGACTCATTCTGGAAGATGAAATCTTGTCTATCCTGAAATCCGAGGGCAAGACAGGTGTGCTTATCACGCATGACATCGAGGAAGCCATCGCCATCTCCGACCGCATTGCCGTTATGAGCAAAAGGCCAACGACCGTGAAACAGGTATACGATATTGGTCTCGCTTCGCAGTATGGCTCAGCACTGAAAGCCCGCTCCGACCAGAAGTTTAAGCAGTATTTTGAATCGATCTGGTCAGAGCTTGATATCCAAATGGGGAGGATCAGCTAA
- a CDS encoding ABC transporter permease: protein MKSTSPEITLAGKPAGVAKSKRRQSTFSKEWLMTMLWRFIIVAVILVIWESAVRLKLVNGFLMGSPSAILDAAITMASSGQLLTDAFATVNATVIGFVAGSLIGSLAGLLMWYSKSVARVLDPFIVAMNGIPKIALAPMIIIWFGSGIFSKIALASVATFIVALLSAYQATHQIDESQINLMKSFGAKKSQIFRKIIVPSSLPWIISAFRINIGLALVSVVGGEFISSDKGLGHMVFVEGNLFNLPAVWVGVFMLMLVAMLLYTCVGYIESRLLPWNDNKTSSKSTSV, encoded by the coding sequence ATGAAGAGCACATCACCTGAAATTACCCTTGCCGGAAAGCCTGCTGGAGTTGCGAAGAGCAAACGCAGACAATCTACCTTCTCCAAAGAATGGCTGATGACGATGCTGTGGCGGTTCATTATTGTAGCGGTCATTCTGGTGATCTGGGAATCCGCCGTTCGCTTGAAACTGGTTAACGGATTCCTAATGGGATCGCCAAGCGCCATTCTCGATGCCGCCATCACCATGGCCAGCTCAGGACAACTGCTTACAGACGCGTTCGCAACGGTAAATGCCACCGTTATCGGCTTCGTAGCCGGAAGCTTAATTGGCTCATTGGCAGGACTGCTTATGTGGTATTCCAAGTCCGTTGCCCGTGTGCTCGATCCATTCATTGTAGCGATGAACGGCATCCCGAAGATTGCCCTCGCTCCTATGATTATCATCTGGTTCGGTTCAGGCATCTTCTCCAAGATTGCTCTCGCCTCTGTAGCAACGTTTATCGTAGCGCTGTTATCCGCCTACCAAGCGACGCATCAAATCGATGAATCCCAGATTAATCTGATGAAATCCTTCGGTGCGAAGAAATCACAAATTTTCCGCAAAATTATCGTTCCTTCCTCCCTGCCATGGATCATCTCCGCCTTCCGGATCAATATCGGTTTGGCATTGGTCTCTGTCGTAGGTGGAGAATTCATCTCTTCTGACAAAGGACTCGGACACATGGTATTCGTCGAAGGAAACCTGTTCAACCTTCCGGCCGTATGGGTCGGCGTGTTCATGCTTATGCTGGTCGCCATGCTCCTCTACACTTGTGTCGGTTATATCGAATCCCGTCTCCTTCCATGGAATGACAACAAGACCAGCAGCAAATCCACATCTGTATAG